The proteins below come from a single Pradoshia eiseniae genomic window:
- the udk gene encoding uridine kinase translates to MTKPIVIGVAGGSGSGKTSVTKSIYEKFKGHSIMILEQDYYYKDQSHLPFEERLKTNYDHPLAFDNDLLLEHIHKLLNYESIDKPVYDYAMHTRSEEVIHVEPKDVIILEGILVLEDERLRDIMDIKLFVDTDADLRIIRRMMRDIKERGRSIDSVIEQYTSVVRPMHNQFIEPTKRYADVIIPEGGHNFVAIDLMVTKIQTILEQKSML, encoded by the coding sequence ATGACAAAGCCGATTGTCATCGGGGTTGCTGGAGGCTCGGGTTCAGGGAAAACGAGTGTAACCAAATCGATTTACGAGAAATTTAAAGGTCATTCCATCATGATTTTGGAACAGGACTATTATTATAAAGATCAAAGCCATCTTCCTTTTGAGGAGCGCTTGAAGACGAATTATGATCATCCGCTCGCGTTTGATAATGATCTTCTTCTTGAGCACATTCATAAATTGCTCAATTACGAGAGCATTGACAAGCCTGTCTATGATTATGCGATGCATACGAGATCAGAGGAAGTTATCCATGTCGAACCAAAGGATGTTATTATCCTTGAGGGGATTCTCGTCCTTGAAGATGAGCGTCTTCGTGATATAATGGACATTAAATTATTTGTCGACACAGATGCAGATCTTCGTATTATTCGACGTATGATGCGCGATATCAAGGAAAGGGGCCGCTCCATTGATTCGGTCATTGAGCAATACACATCTGTGGTACGTCCAATGCACAATCAATTTATCGAGCCGACCAAACGCTATGCTGATGTCATCATTCCAGAAGGCGGTCATAACTTCGTTGCTATTGACTTAATGGTGACAAAGATTCAAACGATTTTAGAACAAAAATCTATGTTATAG
- a CDS encoding O-methyltransferase, with the protein MNENLNRYLEAFAPVRNDLLTEMEGYAKANGVPIMELSGMEPLLQILKIQKPQNILEIGTAIGYSALRMAYTLPNATILTIERDEDRLSKAYEYIERAHMENRVLVIKGDALETEHLVSPHGPFDCLFIDAAKGQYQRFFEMYEKYLAPGGIIFTDNVLFKGLVAEELESIESKRTRNLVKKIKGYNEWLISHEDYETVILPVGDGLAISMKKGDSHEKA; encoded by the coding sequence ATGAATGAGAATCTCAATCGCTATCTGGAAGCATTTGCTCCAGTGCGCAATGATCTTCTGACGGAAATGGAAGGCTATGCGAAAGCAAATGGTGTTCCGATTATGGAATTATCAGGAATGGAGCCGCTTCTGCAGATTCTAAAAATCCAAAAACCGCAAAATATTTTAGAAATCGGCACGGCGATTGGTTATTCCGCTCTAAGGATGGCTTACACTTTGCCGAATGCGACAATATTAACGATTGAACGTGATGAGGACCGGTTATCTAAGGCGTATGAATATATTGAACGGGCTCATATGGAAAATCGTGTTTTAGTCATAAAAGGGGATGCCCTTGAAACCGAACATCTCGTTTCTCCGCATGGACCGTTTGATTGCCTGTTTATTGATGCAGCTAAGGGGCAATATCAGCGTTTCTTTGAAATGTATGAGAAATATTTGGCACCGGGAGGAATTATCTTTACTGATAACGTACTCTTTAAGGGACTAGTTGCAGAAGAATTGGAATCAATTGAATCCAAGCGAACCAGGAACTTGGTGAAGAAGATTAAAGGATACAATGAATGGCTGATCTCGCATGAAGACTACGAAACAGTCATCCTCCCAGTTGGAGATGGATTGGCCATAAGCATGAAAAAGGGGGATTCGCATGAAAAAGCCTGA
- a CDS encoding peptidase U32 family protein — MSVVEKEISKVIDGKRVIVKKPELLAPAGNLEKLKIAVRYGADAVFIGGQEYGLRSNAGNFSIEEMKEGVEFANQYGAKIYVTTNIFAHNENIPGLDEYLKDIESAGVTGIIVADPLIIETCKKVAPKLEIHLSTQQSLSNWKAVQFWKEEGLDRVVLARETSGDEIREMKEKVDIEIETFIHGAMCIAYSGRCTLSNHMTARDSNRGGCCQSCRWDYDLYAETKDGEKPLFESGDAPFAMSPKDLTLVQSIPRMIEMGIDSLKIEGRMKSIHYIATVVSVYRKVIDAYCQDPDNFVFKQEWIEELDKCANRETAPAFFEGVPSYKEQMFGNHSKQTTYDFAGLVLSYDEDTSMVTLQQRNYFKPGDEIEFFGPNIDNFKQIVGTIWDEEGNELDAARHPLMIVRLKVDKPVHPYDMMRKGI; from the coding sequence ATGTCCGTTGTAGAGAAGGAAATTTCAAAAGTGATTGACGGAAAACGCGTCATCGTGAAGAAACCGGAATTACTGGCTCCTGCCGGTAACCTTGAAAAATTAAAAATTGCTGTCCGCTATGGGGCAGATGCTGTATTTATCGGCGGGCAGGAATACGGGCTTCGCTCAAACGCCGGCAACTTCTCAATTGAAGAAATGAAGGAAGGCGTTGAGTTTGCGAACCAATATGGTGCGAAGATATATGTGACAACGAATATATTTGCCCATAATGAAAACATTCCAGGTCTTGATGAATACCTAAAGGATATTGAATCTGCGGGTGTAACTGGTATCATTGTCGCAGACCCGCTCATTATCGAGACATGCAAAAAAGTAGCACCAAAGCTTGAGATTCACTTAAGCACACAGCAGTCCTTGTCTAACTGGAAGGCCGTTCAGTTCTGGAAGGAGGAGGGTCTTGACCGTGTCGTGCTTGCGCGTGAAACAAGCGGAGATGAGATTCGGGAGATGAAGGAGAAAGTCGACATTGAAATTGAAACCTTCATTCATGGAGCGATGTGTATTGCTTATTCTGGCCGCTGCACGCTCTCCAATCACATGACTGCCCGTGATTCCAACCGAGGCGGCTGCTGCCAGTCTTGCCGATGGGATTATGATCTCTATGCAGAAACGAAAGACGGAGAAAAGCCGCTCTTTGAAAGTGGTGACGCACCGTTTGCGATGAGTCCAAAAGACTTGACGCTTGTTCAATCCATCCCGCGCATGATAGAGATGGGCATTGACAGCCTTAAAATTGAAGGCCGGATGAAATCCATTCACTATATCGCGACCGTTGTCAGTGTCTACCGCAAAGTGATTGATGCCTATTGCCAGGATCCTGATAACTTCGTCTTTAAGCAAGAATGGATAGAGGAATTGGATAAATGCGCCAACCGTGAAACGGCACCAGCTTTCTTTGAAGGTGTGCCAAGCTATAAAGAGCAAATGTTTGGCAATCATAGTAAACAAACAACTTATGATTTTGCAGGGCTTGTCTTATCGTATGATGAAGACACATCCATGGTAACATTACAGCAAAGAAACTATTTTAAACCGGGGGACGAGATTGAATTCTTTGGCCCGAACATCGATAACTTTAAGCAAATCGTCGGGACGATTTGGGATGAGGAAGGCAATGAGCTTGACGCTGCCAGACACCCATTGATGATTGTGCGCTTGAAGGTCGATAAGCCGGTTCATCCATATGATATGATGAGAAAGGGGATTTAA
- a CDS encoding DUF1292 domain-containing protein: MEMEENMITIIDEDGNEQLHEILLTFDLDDYDKQYVVFAPVGTDDDEDLIHVASYIPDESGEVGTLNDIEDDEEWAMVEEVINTFFEDEEE, encoded by the coding sequence ATTGAAATGGAAGAAAACATGATTACGATTATTGACGAAGACGGAAATGAGCAATTGCATGAAATTTTGCTTACATTTGATTTAGATGATTATGACAAGCAGTATGTTGTATTCGCTCCAGTAGGAACAGATGATGATGAAGATTTGATTCATGTTGCTTCTTATATTCCGGATGAAAGTGGAGAAGTCGGCACATTAAATGATATTGAAGATGATGAAGAATGGGCAATGGTAGAAGAAGTCATCAACACATTCTTTGAGGACGAAGAAGAATAA
- the ruvX gene encoding Holliday junction resolvase RuvX, with protein MRIVGLDVGTKTVGVAISDEMGWTAQGLETIAIDEEKNQLGLKQLDVLLKPYKVDKFVVGLPKNMNGTIGPRGEASKHYAEKLEKRYKVPVVLWDERLTTMAAERVLLDADVSRKKRKKVIDKMAAVLILQGYLDSGKF; from the coding sequence ATGAGAATAGTTGGCCTGGACGTGGGAACAAAGACCGTGGGTGTCGCCATCAGTGATGAGATGGGCTGGACAGCTCAAGGCCTAGAGACCATTGCCATCGATGAAGAAAAGAATCAACTTGGGCTGAAGCAGCTGGATGTGCTGCTAAAACCATATAAAGTGGACAAGTTTGTGGTCGGTTTGCCCAAGAATATGAATGGGACAATTGGGCCAAGAGGCGAAGCGAGCAAGCATTATGCTGAGAAGCTTGAAAAGCGCTATAAAGTGCCTGTTGTCTTGTGGGATGAACGGTTAACCACGATGGCTGCCGAACGTGTACTGTTGGATGCGGATGTCAGCCGAAAAAAACGTAAGAAAGTGATTGATAAGATGGCTGCTGTCTTAATTCTTCAAGGCTATTTAGACAGCGGTAAGTTTTAA
- a CDS encoding IreB family regulatory phosphoprotein — protein sequence MSSFDKTMKFNFPDDSFEHDVSEVLMEVYNALNEKGYNPINQIVGYLLSGDPAYIPRHKDARNLIRKLERDEIIEELVKSYLKHHREG from the coding sequence ATGAGTTCATTTGATAAAACAATGAAATTTAATTTTCCAGATGATTCCTTCGAGCATGATGTGAGTGAAGTTCTCATGGAAGTGTACAATGCTCTGAATGAAAAAGGCTATAATCCGATTAATCAAATCGTCGGTTATTTGCTATCGGGAGACCCGGCTTATATTCCGCGTCATAAAGACGCGCGTAATCTCATTCGCAAGCTTGAGCGTGATGAGATTATTGAAGAATTGGTTAAATCGTATTTAAAGCACCATCGTGAGGGATAA
- the mltG gene encoding endolytic transglycosylase MltG: MSVDKQDWKREMKMKLLERQSEAKVVRKIVLISLAVFIALVIITATVGYFYISSSLKPVDTDSKENVKVEIPIGSGVTTISNILEDNGIIKNAQIFKYYIKFNNEAGFQAGTYSLSPSMTLDEIIDIIKSGKVAPIFTIPVPEGRDLEEIADVIAEKLDVKSKEVLKVMNDKKFIKSMMDTYPDLLTDEILAEDIRYPLEGYLYPATYSIYEEEPAIESVISLMIKKTNEVIAKYEEAMGENWTAHELLTMASLIEEEATEQADRDKISAVFQNRLKIDMPLQTDPTVLYALGEHKDRVMYKDLKVDSPYNLYIHKGLTPGPISNAGETSISAALNPADIKDLYFLATPSGEVLFNETLEEHNKDKAEHITNN, translated from the coding sequence ATGAGTGTAGATAAACAAGATTGGAAGAGGGAGATGAAGATGAAGCTTCTAGAAAGACAGAGCGAAGCAAAGGTTGTCAGGAAAATCGTGCTGATTTCCTTGGCTGTGTTCATCGCGCTAGTCATCATAACAGCAACAGTGGGCTATTTCTATATATCATCTTCCTTGAAGCCGGTCGATACGGATAGCAAAGAAAATGTGAAAGTGGAAATACCGATTGGCTCAGGAGTTACAACAATATCAAATATATTAGAGGACAATGGCATTATTAAAAATGCTCAAATCTTTAAATACTATATCAAATTTAATAATGAGGCTGGATTCCAAGCCGGAACCTATAGTTTATCGCCATCAATGACACTGGATGAAATCATTGACATTATTAAAAGCGGCAAGGTAGCTCCGATATTCACAATTCCAGTTCCGGAAGGCAGGGACTTAGAAGAAATCGCAGATGTCATTGCTGAAAAGCTTGACGTGAAATCCAAGGAAGTCCTCAAAGTGATGAATGATAAGAAGTTTATCAAAAGCATGATGGATACTTACCCTGATTTGCTTACTGATGAAATTCTTGCAGAGGATATCCGTTATCCTCTTGAAGGATATTTATATCCTGCAACCTATTCAATCTATGAAGAGGAGCCTGCGATTGAATCGGTCATCAGTCTGATGATTAAGAAAACCAATGAAGTTATTGCGAAATATGAAGAAGCAATGGGAGAGAATTGGACGGCCCACGAGCTTCTCACGATGGCTTCCTTAATTGAAGAGGAAGCGACCGAGCAGGCGGACCGGGATAAGATTTCAGCTGTCTTCCAGAACAGGTTGAAAATCGATATGCCACTTCAAACAGACCCGACCGTTTTATATGCGCTCGGTGAACATAAAGACCGTGTCATGTATAAGGATCTAAAAGTAGATTCACCTTATAATCTCTATATTCATAAGGGCTTGACACCAGGACCAATCTCGAATGCCGGGGAAACGTCCATATCGGCTGCCTTGAATCCAGCAGACATTAAAGATTTGTATTTCCTTGCAACTCCTTCCGGTGAAGTCCTCTTTAATGAAACTCTGGAAGAGCACAATAAGGATAAGGCAGAGCATATCACGAATAATTAG
- a CDS encoding peptidase U32 family protein — MKKPELLVTPTKIEDIEPLMKAGADAFVIGEQRYGLRLAGEFDREAVKSAIEIAHQGGKKVYVAMNAIFHNEKVDELADYLRFLEEAGADAVLFGDPAVLMAAREAAPNMPLHWNTETTATNWFTCNYWGRKGAKRAVLAREINMDAIVETKENAEVEIEVQVHGMTAMFQSKRRLIGNYFNYQGRDMLVEDLETDGHLFLHDPERNTKYPIFEDENGTHIMSPNDICIIDELTEMVEAGVDSFKIDGILKEPEYIVAVTKLYRKAIDLCAEDPDAYENAKESLLEEAESLQPENRMLDTGFFFKETVY; from the coding sequence ATGAAAAAGCCTGAACTTTTAGTGACGCCAACGAAAATAGAAGATATCGAACCGTTAATGAAAGCAGGCGCTGATGCATTCGTCATTGGTGAACAACGATACGGGCTAAGGCTTGCAGGAGAGTTTGACCGTGAGGCTGTGAAATCAGCCATCGAGATTGCTCACCAAGGAGGCAAGAAGGTGTATGTGGCCATGAATGCCATATTCCATAATGAGAAGGTTGATGAGCTTGCAGATTACTTGCGCTTTCTCGAGGAGGCAGGAGCAGATGCCGTTCTTTTCGGGGACCCTGCGGTCTTAATGGCAGCGAGAGAAGCAGCGCCCAATATGCCATTGCATTGGAATACAGAAACGACCGCGACGAATTGGTTCACCTGCAATTATTGGGGCCGAAAAGGTGCGAAGCGCGCTGTTTTGGCGAGAGAAATCAATATGGATGCCATTGTTGAAACAAAAGAGAATGCAGAAGTTGAAATTGAAGTACAGGTGCATGGAATGACGGCGATGTTCCAGTCCAAACGCCGCCTGATAGGCAACTATTTCAACTATCAAGGCAGAGACATGTTAGTTGAGGACCTTGAAACAGACGGGCATTTGTTCCTCCATGACCCTGAGCGGAATACGAAGTATCCAATCTTTGAGGATGAGAACGGAACGCATATCATGAGTCCGAATGATATTTGTATCATTGATGAGCTCACAGAAATGGTGGAAGCGGGAGTCGATTCCTTCAAGATTGACGGAATTCTGAAGGAACCTGAATATATCGTGGCAGTGACGAAGCTTTACCGCAAGGCCATTGATCTTTGTGCTGAAGACCCGGATGCGTATGAGAATGCAAAAGAGAGCTTGCTTGAAGAGGCTGAGAGCCTGCAGCCGGAAAACAGAATGTTAGATACGGGATTCTTCTTTAAGGAGACAGTTTATTAA
- the greA gene encoding transcription elongation factor GreA yields the protein MAIEKVFPMTKEGKEKLEKELELLKTVKRKEVVERIKIARSFGDLSENSEYDSAKEEQAFVEGRITTIENMIRNAQIIDSDAAQDGVVTLGKSVTFKELPDGEEETYTIVGSAEADPFEYKISNDSPIARSLMGKKPGDEVTVATPGGDMEVVIVSVQ from the coding sequence TTGGCGATTGAAAAAGTATTTCCGATGACCAAAGAGGGAAAAGAGAAGCTAGAGAAAGAACTAGAACTATTAAAGACAGTTAAACGTAAAGAAGTGGTTGAGCGTATCAAGATCGCCCGCAGCTTCGGAGATCTTTCTGAAAACTCCGAGTACGATTCCGCTAAAGAAGAACAAGCATTTGTTGAAGGCAGAATCACCACAATCGAGAACATGATTCGCAATGCTCAAATCATTGACAGTGATGCTGCACAAGATGGTGTCGTAACGCTCGGTAAATCTGTCACCTTTAAAGAATTACCGGATGGAGAAGAAGAAACCTATACTATCGTTGGTTCTGCTGAGGCAGATCCATTCGAATACAAAATTTCCAATGATTCCCCTATTGCTCGCAGCCTTATGGGCAAAAAGCCTGGCGATGAAGTCACGGTAGCGACTCCTGGCGGAGACATGGAAGTTGTCATCGTTTCTGTCCAATAA